The following coding sequences are from one Helicoverpa zea isolate HzStark_Cry1AcR chromosome 4, ilHelZeax1.1, whole genome shotgun sequence window:
- the LOC124630032 gene encoding uncharacterized protein LOC124630032, whose amino-acid sequence MGIKSEILIQIPRERKHITGEPIRGIVKFHLDREMVFKHISLSFIQKSYCTWVESARCYEERFVFPVRHRLKVGNIYRFDGQENKVLEKIDFLDKETNQNIKLKFGSYEYPFEILIPEELPPSIKTDIGSIKYYFVLKFEKPGLSIWNKTFKTKVSIYPRIDTSLDDEPVNFTMEKDITDKKISIKGELEKGSFNSTDERRISFEVTNNSDVTFDIKTELVSSTKYTDTDPIINHHKLLDQNFEETKTVEEVVGYCTIITPTVPDNSVANMFNILPPILPPQHLTVRHSKIISREYMVRVTLMLPIPYANDFIDIPVFIGEEVDGTEYDE is encoded by the coding sequence gATTCAAATACCTAGAGAACGGAAACATATCACAGGAGAGCCTATACGAGGAATAGTGAAATTCCATCTGGATAGAGAAATGGTGTTCAAACATATTAGTTTGTCCTTCATTCAAAAAAGTTACTGTACGTGGGTTGAAAGTGCACGCTGTTACGAAGAACGCTTTGTGTTCCCAGTGCGACATCGTTTAAAGGTAGGCAATATCTACAGATTTGATGGCCAAGAAAACAAAGTGCTAGAAAaaattgatttcttagataAAGAGACGAATCAAAATATCAAGTTAAAATTTGGATCATACGAGTACCCGTTCGAAATATTGATACCAGAAGAATTACCGCCATCAATAAAAACAGATATTGGAAGcataaaatactattttgtCCTGAAATTTGAAAAACCTGGACTGTCCATCTGGAATAAGACATTCAAAACAAAAGTCTCCATCTATCCGCGTATTGATACTTCATTGGATGACGAACCCGTTAATTTCACGATGGAAAAAGATATAACCGATAAAAAGATCAGCATCAAAGGAGAACTGGAAAAGGGATCCTTTAACTCAACTGACGAAAGAAGAATATCATTTGAAGTTACGAACAACAGTGACGTTACATTTGATATTAAAACAGAACTGGTAAGCAGTACAAAATATACAGACACGGACCCAATCATCAATCATCATAAATTACTAGATCAAAATTTTGAAGAAACTAAAACAGTAGAAGAAGTAGTTGGATATTGTACAATAATAACTCCAACAGTACCAGACAATAGTGTTGCCAACATGTTCAATATTTTACCCCCTATTTTACCGCCACAACATTTGACTGTAAGACATTCTAAGATCATATCAAGAGAGTATATGGTGAGAGTGACCTTGATGTTGCCAATTCCTTATGCAAATGATTTTATAGATATTCCAGTGTTTATTGGAGAAGAAGTGGATGGTACGGAATACGATGAATAA